The nucleotide sequence CCCGCGGCCCGGTCCGCGCTTGCGCGGCACCTCCCGCAGCGCCATGGCGTTGTGCACCGTGCCCACCCACGGCAGGTCCGGGTTGGCCCGGCGCTGGGCGTGCGAGATCGCCACCAGGCCCACGCCCTCGTCGGTGTTGCTGAGCACCGTGCCGTACTCGCCCACCGGGTTGCCGTGCACCGTGGCCACGGTGGGCACCCGGCGCCGGCCGGCGAGCAGCGGGCCGATGGTGCTGTGGTCGTGCACCAGGTCGAAGTCGGCCGGGTCGACCAGCCGGTTGACGTGGGCCAGGTGGGCCAGTTCCGGCAGCGACTCGCCGAGCCGCTCGTACTGGAGGTCGGCGCAGGTGGAAACGAAGTCCCCGGCGGTGCCGTTCTCCCGGCCCGCCCCGAACAGGGTCACCGCGTTCCCGCGGTCGACCAGGGCGTCGATCAGCCCGGCCACCAGGTGCTCCAGGCCGCCGTAGCCGGCCGGCGGCACGGACAGCCAGGGTGGCACCACCATGGCGATCCGCAGGTGCCCGGCCGGCGCGTGGTCCGGTGGCGGCTGGTTCACGGCCACGAGTCCTTTCCGATGGGTGCCCCGGCGTACGTGACCGGCGGCGGTTTCCCGACCGTCCGAGCGG is from Micromonospora terminaliae and encodes:
- a CDS encoding glycosyltransferase family 4 protein, with product MAVNQPPPDHAPAGHLRIAMVVPPWLSVPPAGYGGLEHLVAGLIDALVDRGNAVTLFGAGRENGTAGDFVSTCADLQYERLGESLPELAHLAHVNRLVDPADFDLVHDHSTIGPLLAGRRRVPTVATVHGNPVGEYGTVLSNTDEGVGLVAISHAQRRANPDLPWVGTVHNAMALREVPRKRGPGRGPVLWLARFSPDKGPDVAIRACREAGLPLTLAGKCNEPAERRYFEQVVEPLLGEDVTVVLNADREATQRLLYDARCLVMPIQWAEPFGMVMVEAMATGTPVVALRRGAVPELVRDGVTGLIRDRAEELPAALRDVSRLDPADCIMHVAQHFSVERMAGGYEAVYRSFLADRAAAAGRREAAPVAAR